One Methylosarcina fibrata AML-C10 DNA segment encodes these proteins:
- a CDS encoding class II fumarate hydratase, producing MNKKYRLAHDSLGPMEIPEDALYGAQTQRAIDNFPISGLAMPPAFIKTLALIKKTAARCNRALGMLDAEVAEAISEAAQSLLDGEHREQFPVDVFQTGSGTSTHMNVNEVLAALATRKLGRPVGANDHVNCGQSSNDVIPTSIHVSAALACRRHLLPALTYLVETLEAKAASLDHITKTGRTHLMDAMPIRFGQELAGWALQIRRGLERIESTLPRLCKLAQGGTAVGTGINAHPDFAGQFAALLSEETGLPFRPNDSFCESLSCQDTAVELSGQLKVVAVSLMKIANDLRWMNSGPLAGLGEIELTALQPGSSIMPGKVNPVIPEAVAMVAAQVIGNDATIAVAGLSGNFQLNVMLPVIAYNLLQSLDILGNASRLLADKAIADFRVNQDTIGRSLAKNPILITALNPVIGYAKAAEIAKAAYRQGRPIIEVAVEMTDLSREELEKLLDPIHLTQGGVVKTESPP from the coding sequence ATGAACAAGAAATACCGATTGGCACACGACAGCCTGGGTCCGATGGAAATCCCTGAAGACGCCTTGTACGGCGCGCAAACCCAGCGGGCCATCGACAATTTTCCGATCAGCGGGCTGGCGATGCCGCCTGCGTTCATCAAAACTCTCGCGTTGATTAAGAAAACGGCGGCGCGCTGCAACCGAGCCTTGGGGATGCTCGACGCCGAGGTCGCTGAAGCCATCTCTGAAGCCGCGCAAAGCCTGCTCGACGGCGAACACCGGGAGCAGTTTCCGGTGGACGTGTTCCAGACCGGCTCGGGCACCAGCACTCACATGAACGTCAACGAAGTGCTGGCCGCCCTGGCCACCCGGAAGCTCGGCCGGCCGGTCGGCGCCAACGACCACGTCAATTGCGGACAAAGCAGCAACGACGTCATTCCCACGTCCATCCACGTCAGTGCGGCTCTGGCCTGCCGGCGGCATCTGCTGCCGGCGCTGACGTACCTTGTCGAAACCCTGGAAGCGAAAGCCGCATCGCTCGACCACATCACCAAAACGGGGCGTACGCATCTGATGGATGCGATGCCGATCCGGTTCGGACAGGAACTGGCAGGCTGGGCGCTGCAGATCCGCCGGGGACTGGAACGGATCGAGAGCACCCTGCCCCGGCTCTGCAAACTGGCCCAGGGCGGCACCGCGGTCGGCACCGGCATCAATGCTCATCCGGATTTTGCCGGGCAATTCGCCGCCCTGCTGAGCGAGGAAACCGGCCTGCCCTTCCGGCCCAACGATTCTTTTTGCGAAAGCCTGAGCTGCCAGGATACGGCGGTGGAATTGTCGGGCCAGCTCAAAGTCGTCGCGGTCAGCCTGATGAAAATCGCGAACGATCTGCGCTGGATGAACAGCGGCCCCTTGGCCGGTCTCGGCGAAATCGAACTGACGGCGCTGCAGCCGGGAAGCAGCATCATGCCGGGCAAAGTCAACCCGGTGATTCCGGAAGCCGTGGCGATGGTGGCTGCACAGGTGATCGGCAACGATGCGACGATTGCGGTGGCGGGCCTGTCGGGCAATTTCCAGTTGAACGTCATGCTTCCGGTCATCGCCTACAATCTTCTGCAGAGTCTGGACATTCTGGGCAATGCGAGCCGGCTGCTGGCCGACAAAGCCATTGCCGATTTCAGGGTCAATCAGGACACGATCGGACGCTCCCTGGCAAAAAATCCGATTCTGATCACGGCGTTGAATCCCGTCATCGGTTACGCCAAGGCGGCGGAAATAGCGAAAGCCGCCTATCGCCAAGGCCGGCCGATTATCGAGGTGGCGGTCGAAATGACCGATCTGTCCCGGGAGGAACTGGAGAAGTTGCTGGATCCGATCCATTTAACCCAAGGCGGCGTGGTTAAAACCGAATCGCCGCCTTGA
- a CDS encoding TRL-like family protein, producing the protein MTKTFTILAVSSLTMALTACATPYPVGGIWTNVALPVTATASGEASKTGEATCKSYVAMFSTGDCSIDTAKRNGGITKVDHIDWQAKNFLGLVGTYKVIVHGE; encoded by the coding sequence ATGACAAAAACATTCACTATTTTGGCCGTATCCAGTTTGACGATGGCATTAACGGCATGCGCAACCCCTTACCCGGTTGGCGGGATATGGACAAACGTTGCCTTGCCTGTTACGGCAACTGCATCCGGGGAAGCTTCAAAAACCGGAGAAGCTACATGTAAAAGTTATGTCGCTATGTTCTCTACCGGAGATTGCAGCATCGATACGGCAAAAAGAAACGGGGGCATTACAAAAGTCGATCATATCGATTGGCAAGCGAAAAATTTCTTGGGATTAGTCGGAACCTATAAGGTAATAGTTCACGGCGAATAA
- a CDS encoding HepT-like ribonuclease domain-containing protein: MSEREWRFYLDDMIRFAENVLAYCEDLDQATFEATGLNYDATLRNLELIGEAATHIPSEIREAYQSIPWRQIIATRNRLIHGYLGIDNDTLWSIIRDDIPRLIMELEHIHK, from the coding sequence ATGTCTGAGCGGGAATGGCGTTTTTATCTGGACGACATGATTCGCTTTGCGGAAAATGTGTTGGCTTATTGCGAGGATTTAGATCAGGCAACATTTGAAGCCACGGGCTTGAATTATGATGCAACGCTTCGCAATCTGGAATTGATCGGTGAAGCCGCAACCCATATCCCTTCCGAAATTCGGGAAGCTTATCAGTCAATTCCATGGCGTCAGATCATCGCGACACGAAATCGGCTGATTCATGGTTATTTGGGCATAGATAACGATACCTTATGGAGCATTATTAGGGATGATATTCCCAGGCTTATCATGGAATTAGAGCACATACACAAGTAG
- a CDS encoding DUF4160 domain-containing protein has protein sequence MPVISYFFGIYIRMYHDDHHPPHFHVEYQGHEALMSIESGEILAGSLPSKAIKLVREWTKEHQQELLTNWQYAIELKPLQRIAGADND, from the coding sequence ATGCCCGTAATTTCGTACTTTTTTGGCATCTATATACGCATGTACCACGACGATCATCACCCTCCGCACTTTCATGTGGAATATCAGGGGCACGAAGCATTGATGTCGATCGAAAGCGGCGAAATTTTAGCGGGCTCACTACCGAGTAAAGCAATAAAACTGGTGCGGGAATGGACAAAAGAGCATCAGCAAGAATTGTTGACCAACTGGCAGTACGCTATCGAACTGAAACCGCTGCAACGTATAGCAGGAGCCGACAATGATTAA
- a CDS encoding nucleotidyltransferase family protein → MKRQQTLDILARLKPELVKRFGVTRLALFGSTVRDEAKKSSDIDILVAFDGPATSEKYFGVQFLLEDELGHPVDLVTEKAMRAELRPFIEREAINV, encoded by the coding sequence ATGAAACGCCAACAAACGCTTGATATTCTTGCCAGACTCAAACCTGAATTGGTTAAACGCTTTGGGGTAACCCGTCTGGCATTATTCGGCTCCACGGTTCGTGATGAGGCCAAGAAATCGAGCGATATCGACATCCTTGTGGCTTTTGACGGCCCTGCCACATCCGAAAAATATTTTGGCGTGCAATTTTTATTGGAAGATGAGTTGGGACATCCTGTCGATTTGGTGACCGAAAAGGCGATGCGCGCCGAATTGCGTCCTTTTATAGAACGCGAGGCTATTAATGTCTGA
- a CDS encoding putative lipoprotein codes for MHFSSERFTNPFFNAVILALPILVGGCSFSDSSRSISDSIESSSDSSGSISDSSESNKEKKYENEVSDYTMAYVKSSKEADYAAYQKGLSDIAAKRGIVNWDQEPKTYIAIGKGLKKAGIEGVAYETYKRNFAGSDEAKMQNIQKGYESEK; via the coding sequence ATGCATTTCAGTTCAGAACGCTTTACCAATCCGTTTTTCAATGCCGTGATTCTGGCGCTGCCGATTCTTGTCGGCGGTTGTTCCTTCTCGGACAGTTCAAGAAGCATTTCCGACAGTATCGAGAGTTCGTCGGATTCTTCCGGCTCCATCAGCGACTCTTCAGAATCGAATAAGGAAAAAAAATACGAGAATGAAGTCTCCGACTACACGATGGCCTACGTCAAGTCCTCCAAAGAGGCCGACTACGCCGCGTATCAAAAAGGCTTGAGCGACATCGCCGCCAAGCGAGGCATCGTCAACTGGGATCAGGAGCCCAAGACCTACATAGCGATCGGCAAGGGCCTGAAGAAAGCAGGAATCGAAGGCGTCGCGTACGAAACCTATAAAAGAAATTTTGCCGGCTCCGACGAGGCGAAGATGCAGAACATCCAGAAAGGTTACGAATCGGAAAAATAG
- the trhP gene encoding prephenate-dependent tRNA uridine(34) hydroxylase TrhP, with product MKKIELLSPAGTLKNMRYAFAFGADAVYAGQPRYSLRVRNNDFLAENLGIGIAEAHRLGKKFFLATNVIPHNAKVKTFLRDMEPVVAMKPDALIMADPGLIMMVRETWPEMPVHLSVQANTVNYATVKFWQSVGVERIILSRELSLDEIAEIRQQCPDMELEVFVHGALCIAYSGRCLLSGYFNRRDPNQGTCSNSCRWKYDTMPAQENAEGDYVLSGGPLSMSDLSQGGCGGNDRHPLADNIYFLQEENRPGELMPVMEDEHGTYIMNSKDLRAIEHVQRLVEIGVDSLKIEGRTKSHYYVARTAQTYRQAIDDALASRPFNPELLGVLENLANRGYTDGFYQRHHTQDYQNYLTGYSKSHQQQFCGEIRNYDSATGLAEIEVKNKFAVGDRVELILPEGNRDIVVERMEDLHGQEMQEAPGAGYEVKIPIPEANAGYGLMARYF from the coding sequence ATGAAAAAAATCGAACTTCTCTCTCCCGCCGGCACCCTGAAAAACATGCGCTACGCGTTCGCGTTCGGCGCCGACGCGGTCTACGCCGGGCAGCCGCGCTACAGCCTTCGGGTACGCAACAACGACTTTCTCGCCGAAAATCTCGGCATCGGCATCGCCGAGGCGCACCGGCTCGGCAAGAAATTTTTTCTAGCGACGAACGTAATTCCGCACAACGCCAAGGTCAAGACTTTTCTCCGGGACATGGAGCCGGTCGTCGCGATGAAGCCCGACGCCTTGATCATGGCCGACCCCGGTCTGATCATGATGGTGCGCGAAACCTGGCCGGAGATGCCGGTGCATTTGTCGGTGCAGGCCAATACGGTCAATTACGCGACGGTCAAGTTCTGGCAGAGCGTCGGAGTCGAGCGGATCATCCTGTCGCGCGAACTGTCGCTGGACGAAATCGCCGAAATCCGCCAGCAATGCCCGGACATGGAACTGGAAGTCTTCGTGCACGGCGCGCTCTGCATCGCCTATTCCGGCCGCTGCCTCCTGTCCGGCTATTTCAACCGCCGCGATCCGAACCAGGGCACCTGCTCGAATTCCTGCCGATGGAAATACGACACGATGCCGGCGCAGGAAAACGCCGAGGGCGACTACGTCCTGTCCGGCGGTCCGCTGTCGATGAGCGATTTGAGCCAGGGCGGCTGCGGCGGCAATGACCGCCATCCCCTGGCCGACAACATCTATTTCCTGCAGGAAGAAAACCGTCCCGGCGAGCTGATGCCGGTGATGGAGGACGAGCACGGCACCTACATCATGAACTCGAAGGATCTCCGCGCGATCGAGCACGTACAACGCCTGGTCGAGATCGGCGTCGACAGCCTGAAAATCGAAGGCCGCACCAAGTCGCACTATTACGTGGCGCGCACCGCGCAAACCTACCGCCAGGCGATCGACGACGCGCTGGCGAGCCGCCCGTTCAATCCGGAACTGCTGGGCGTGCTCGAGAACCTCGCCAACCGAGGCTATACCGACGGTTTCTACCAGCGCCATCACACTCAGGACTACCAGAACTACCTCACCGGCTATTCGAAAAGCCATCAGCAGCAGTTCTGCGGCGAAATCCGGAATTACGACAGCGCGACCGGCCTCGCCGAAATCGAAGTCAAGAACAAGTTCGCGGTCGGCGATAGGGTCGAGCTGATTTTGCCCGAAGGCAACCGCGACATCGTCGTCGAGCGCATGGAGGACCTGCACGGGCAGGAAATGCAAGAAGCGCCGGGGGCAGGATATGAGGTAAAGATACCGATTCCGGAAGCGAATGCGGGGTATGGGCTGATGGCGAGGTATTTCTAA
- a CDS encoding DUF1993 domain-containing protein has translation MQISMYQASIPVFVRMLDNLSKILEHAARYADEKNIEPGVLINARLAPDMYPLSRQVQIATDMAKGCAARLAGLEVPVYEDNETTFPELQARIAKTAAFVQSVTAEQIDGSEEKPVTLKLRHQEVSFSGLTYLVHFVLPNFYFHITTAYAILRHNGLPLGKRDFIGGI, from the coding sequence ATGCAAATTTCCATGTACCAAGCTTCAATCCCGGTATTCGTCCGCATGCTGGATAATTTATCGAAAATACTCGAGCACGCGGCTCGTTACGCCGACGAGAAAAACATCGAGCCGGGCGTTTTGATCAATGCGCGCCTGGCGCCCGACATGTATCCTCTGTCCCGGCAAGTGCAAATCGCCACCGACATGGCGAAAGGCTGCGCCGCGCGCCTGGCCGGTCTGGAAGTGCCCGTCTACGAGGATAACGAAACGACGTTTCCCGAGTTGCAGGCGCGCATCGCCAAAACCGCCGCGTTCGTCCAGAGCGTTACGGCCGAACAAATCGACGGCTCCGAAGAAAAGCCGGTCACCCTCAAACTGCGCCATCAGGAAGTCAGCTTTTCAGGCTTGACTTATCTTGTCCATTTCGTGCTGCCCAATTTTTATTTTCACATCACGACCGCTTACGCGATTTTGCGCCACAACGGCCTGCCGCTCGGCAAAAGAGATTTCATCGGCGGCATTTAG
- a CDS encoding type II toxin-antitoxin system VapC family toxin has product MSGNGVVYLDTSALAKWYLSEPNSEEVSAYVIGLDVAVVSTLTKTEMRCLLARRKRMQEFDANVEAQIYATFLDDIAQGHLAALKVEDKHLESAAHLIAMLPDHALRTLDALHLAIAQHHGLDRIATADALFAKAAEASGFAVDFFG; this is encoded by the coding sequence ATGAGCGGTAACGGCGTGGTTTATCTCGATACCAGCGCGCTGGCCAAATGGTATCTCTCCGAACCCAATTCAGAAGAGGTCAGCGCTTATGTTATCGGGCTGGACGTCGCCGTCGTCAGCACTCTCACGAAGACCGAGATGCGGTGTTTACTGGCCAGACGCAAACGCATGCAGGAATTCGATGCGAATGTGGAAGCGCAAATCTATGCCACTTTCCTCGACGACATTGCCCAGGGTCATCTGGCTGCTCTGAAAGTCGAAGACAAACACCTGGAGAGCGCGGCCCATCTGATCGCAATGCTGCCGGATCATGCCTTGCGCACTCTGGATGCGCTGCATCTGGCCATTGCCCAACATCACGGACTGGACCGCATCGCCACGGCCGACGCCTTGTTTGCGAAAGCGGCTGAAGCATCGGGATTTGCCGTGGATTTTTTTGGTTGA
- a CDS encoding DUF4410 domain-containing protein, whose protein sequence is MRTTHSFQWLTVSMLLWLTGCAHTDVKTSNELASSGLPRPQQVLIYNFAVTPEDVKQNSSIFARLGRNLGDSNRTEEQIQVGREVADALATELTQKIANMGLTATRAIDNVPVAPGSILITGRFVNIDEGNRLRRNLIGFGLGESSVDAEVRVLAPGPSGYTELEVFEAHADSGNMPGAAVMGPAGAAAGAGTAAVLATNAAIGGVKSYKSASAQQAKKIADKISEQLTQYFVRQGWISPDMAQ, encoded by the coding sequence ATGCGTACCACCCATTCATTTCAATGGCTGACCGTTTCAATGCTCCTGTGGCTGACGGGATGCGCCCATACCGACGTGAAGACGTCGAACGAACTTGCGAGTTCCGGGCTGCCCAGGCCGCAACAGGTGCTGATATATAACTTTGCGGTGACTCCTGAAGACGTTAAACAAAATTCGAGCATTTTTGCGAGATTGGGCAGGAACCTGGGCGATTCCAACCGGACCGAGGAGCAAATTCAGGTAGGGCGCGAGGTGGCGGATGCCCTGGCGACCGAATTGACGCAAAAAATTGCCAACATGGGCCTGACCGCCACGCGTGCGATCGACAATGTGCCGGTGGCTCCCGGCTCGATCTTGATTACCGGCCGTTTCGTCAACATCGACGAAGGCAACCGTCTTCGCCGCAACCTGATCGGATTCGGATTGGGCGAGTCCTCGGTGGATGCGGAGGTTCGGGTGCTGGCTCCGGGGCCGTCGGGTTATACCGAGCTGGAGGTGTTTGAAGCCCACGCCGACAGCGGCAACATGCCGGGCGCCGCCGTTATGGGGCCCGCGGGAGCGGCGGCCGGAGCCGGCACGGCAGCGGTTCTGGCCACCAACGCGGCCATTGGCGGCGTCAAATCCTACAAATCGGCTTCCGCGCAGCAGGCCAAAAAAATCGCCGACAAGATTTCCGAACAACTGACCCAATATTTTGTCCGGCAAGGCTGGATCAGTCCGGACATGGCGCAATGA
- a CDS encoding phosphomannomutase, with the protein MKNSRDIIASSPIRFGTSGARGLAADFNGEACFAYTLAFLHSIGAPFGSRVALGMDLRPSSPAMAGACIEAIRHAGLAADFCGILPTPALAFYAQEQHIPALMITGSHIPFDRNGIKFYRPDGEISKQDETAIGEADVMLPQVLSVAALPETHPAAYRGYIGRYLQFFAPKPLTGLRLGLYEHSGVARDLLRELLEALGAEVIPIERTDQFVPIDTEAVSQEDAEKARRWAEIYRFDAILSTDGDADRPLLGDESGQWLRGDIVDILCAQYLGAEAVATPVNSNSAVEKCGDFIVKRTRIGSPYVIEGMQELIGQGHTSVVGFEANGGFLVATELEKQGRRLKPLPTRDAVLPMLSLLAMARERGVRLSELPKSLPACYTASDRLPSFAPEKSRRLLQALTASENAVRQLLGDVCGKAAGSDLTDGVRLFFENGEIVHLRASGNAPELRCYAEAATQTRAESLVRVCLGRIAANESVGLPL; encoded by the coding sequence ATGAAAAACAGTCGAGATATCATTGCGTCAAGCCCGATTCGCTTCGGCACCAGCGGCGCGCGGGGTCTGGCGGCCGATTTCAATGGCGAAGCGTGTTTCGCCTATACGCTGGCCTTTTTGCACAGTATCGGGGCGCCTTTCGGTTCGCGCGTCGCCTTGGGCATGGATTTGCGTCCGAGTAGTCCCGCCATGGCGGGCGCTTGCATAGAGGCTATAAGGCATGCGGGTCTGGCCGCCGACTTTTGCGGCATTCTGCCGACGCCGGCCCTGGCTTTTTACGCGCAGGAACAGCATATTCCGGCCTTGATGATCACCGGCAGCCACATTCCTTTCGACCGCAACGGCATCAAGTTTTATCGCCCCGACGGAGAGATTTCCAAGCAGGATGAAACGGCCATCGGCGAAGCGGACGTCATGCTGCCCCAGGTTTTATCCGTTGCCGCGCTTCCGGAAACCCACCCGGCGGCGTATCGAGGCTATATCGGCCGTTATCTGCAATTTTTCGCGCCGAAGCCACTGACCGGTTTGCGTCTGGGATTGTACGAACATTCGGGCGTCGCGCGGGATCTGTTGCGTGAACTTCTGGAGGCGCTGGGGGCCGAGGTGATTCCCATCGAAAGGACCGATCAATTTGTGCCGATCGATACCGAGGCGGTCAGCCAGGAAGATGCCGAGAAAGCCAGGCGATGGGCCGAAATCTATCGTTTTGATGCGATCTTGTCCACCGACGGCGACGCCGACCGTCCGTTGCTCGGGGATGAAAGCGGCCAGTGGCTGAGAGGCGACATCGTCGACATCCTGTGCGCGCAATATCTGGGCGCCGAGGCGGTGGCGACGCCGGTCAACAGCAATTCGGCCGTGGAAAAATGCGGAGATTTCATCGTCAAACGCACCCGAATCGGCTCGCCGTACGTCATTGAGGGCATGCAGGAACTGATCGGGCAAGGACACACGTCCGTAGTCGGCTTCGAGGCGAACGGCGGTTTTCTGGTGGCCACCGAACTGGAAAAACAAGGTCGCCGACTGAAACCGCTGCCGACCCGGGATGCGGTCCTGCCGATGTTGTCCTTGCTGGCGATGGCCAGGGAGCGCGGCGTCCGACTGTCCGAATTGCCGAAGAGCCTGCCGGCCTGCTATACCGCCAGCGACCGCCTGCCTTCCTTCGCCCCGGAAAAAAGCCGCCGTCTTTTACAGGCACTGACGGCATCGGAAAACGCTGTACGACAGCTCCTCGGCGACGTCTGCGGGAAAGCGGCCGGTTCCGATCTGACCGACGGCGTGCGGCTGTTCTTCGAGAACGGGGAGATCGTTCATCTTCGCGCCTCCGGCAATGCGCCGGAGCTGCGCTGTTATGCGGAAGCGGCAACGCAAACGCGCGCCGAATCGCTGGTGCGGGTCTGTTTGGGGCGCATAGCGGCCAATGAAAGCGTCGGGTTACCGTTGTAA
- a CDS encoding DUF2442 domain-containing protein, whose translation MIKIIRAEHIHQKVLRLYFSDHSWGDYDLQSLIDRQTELTLPLNDEAYFQQFFLELGALCWPNGLELSPGSIHKKLEERQQLHSETKTA comes from the coding sequence ATGATTAAAATCATTCGAGCAGAGCACATCCACCAAAAAGTATTACGTCTGTATTTTTCCGATCACTCATGGGGAGATTACGATTTACAATCTTTGATCGATCGACAAACCGAATTGACGCTTCCGTTAAATGACGAGGCGTACTTTCAGCAATTTTTTTTGGAATTAGGCGCATTGTGCTGGCCTAACGGCCTGGAATTAAGCCCCGGCAGCATTCATAAAAAGCTGGAAGAGCGCCAACAATTGCATAGTGAGACGAAAACGGCATGA
- a CDS encoding sterol desaturase family protein, with amino-acid sequence MLPIFAAFTEFIKTAFSSHVFLSEEITVVFLISVFIVLSSLEWRAPKIEHSRKNRAQSYRTNLGMFAFNSLMFSVLSISSVWLLIEPFSGKGLLHWIDHPVIKGVLSLLLLDLFHYLWHKTCHSFDGLWMFHRVHHNDSYLNVSTAFRIHLVEMILTALLKAVYIVLLGIDKKVVLAYETVYPFFVMFHHTNIAFRGEKWLGHLVVTPSLHRTHHSQERKEHDSNYGAILSIWDSMLLTRKEVEPAAVGIKGESPQTLPALIRFGFRTLKPSASAPVFPAAPAKGFTLDIHAMIAEAAYYKAEKRSFSPGYELYDWLEAKREIFRQVYGDRCANC; translated from the coding sequence ATGTTGCCTATTTTTGCAGCTTTTACCGAGTTTATAAAAACCGCTTTTTCTTCTCATGTGTTTTTATCGGAGGAAATCACGGTTGTTTTTCTGATATCGGTTTTTATCGTTTTGTCGAGTCTGGAGTGGCGTGCTCCCAAAATTGAACACTCCCGAAAGAATAGAGCGCAATCCTACCGGACCAATCTGGGGATGTTCGCATTCAACAGCCTCATGTTTTCGGTTTTATCGATTTCATCGGTGTGGCTACTGATCGAACCTTTTTCCGGAAAAGGCCTTTTGCACTGGATTGACCATCCTGTGATCAAGGGGGTGCTGTCGTTGCTGTTGCTCGATCTGTTCCATTATCTTTGGCACAAAACCTGCCACAGCTTCGACGGATTATGGATGTTTCACAGAGTTCATCACAATGACTCTTATCTGAACGTCTCGACCGCGTTCCGGATTCATCTGGTGGAAATGATTCTCACGGCATTGTTGAAGGCGGTTTATATCGTGCTGCTGGGCATCGATAAAAAGGTCGTGCTGGCGTATGAAACGGTCTATCCGTTTTTTGTCATGTTCCATCATACAAACATTGCCTTCCGGGGCGAAAAGTGGCTGGGGCATCTGGTTGTGACGCCCTCGTTGCATCGCACGCACCATTCGCAGGAACGCAAGGAGCACGACAGCAATTACGGAGCCATTTTGTCGATATGGGACAGCATGCTGCTGACCAGGAAAGAAGTGGAGCCCGCAGCGGTCGGCATCAAGGGCGAGTCTCCGCAAACCTTGCCGGCGCTGATCCGGTTCGGATTCAGGACGCTCAAACCTTCGGCGTCTGCGCCAGTGTTTCCCGCCGCGCCGGCAAAGGGATTCACCCTCGACATTCACGCCATGATTGCGGAAGCGGCTTATTACAAAGCGGAAAAACGCTCTTTCTCTCCGGGGTATGAGCTGTACGACTGGCTGGAAGCAAAAAGGGAAATCTTCCGACAGGTTTACGGTGACCGCTGTGCCAACTGTTAA
- a CDS encoding type II toxin-antitoxin system Phd/YefM family antitoxin, whose product MNIREMRGLLGKLDELVEEQQELIITRNKKEIARVLPVQVKRKRPTHAQLRQLTQRSEVSSAELIRQDRDER is encoded by the coding sequence TTGAATATTAGAGAAATGCGCGGCCTCCTAGGAAAACTCGATGAACTTGTCGAAGAACAACAGGAGCTCATTATTACGCGCAACAAAAAAGAAATTGCCAGAGTTCTGCCGGTTCAAGTCAAGAGAAAACGTCCCACCCATGCCCAACTAAGACAGTTGACGCAACGCAGCGAAGTTTCATCCGCCGAATTGATTCGCCAGGATCGCGATGAGCGGTAA